GCGACGATCTCGGCATAGGCCACGGGTTGCACGCGGCTCACCGCGTTGACCATGGGAATCGTCGCCTGGCCGCCGCAGGTGACCATGTTGACGTTCATCTCCTGCTTGCCCACATGCGCCTTGAGGTTGACCGGCGGCACGCAGTAGGGACCAATCGCCGCGGGCGTGAGGTCGACCATCATCGCGCCCTCGGCAATCACCTTGCGCGAGTTTTCCGCATGCACGTAGGCGCTGGTGGCGTCAAAGACGATCTGCACGCCATCCGCCTTGATGTGCGGCACCAGGCCATCGACGCCCTGGTCGGTGGTCTTGATGCCCATCTCGCGCGCGCGCTTGAGGCCGTCGGACGTGGGGTCTATGCCGACCATCCACACCGGCTCCAGCACCGGGCTGCGCTGCAATTTCGCCAGCAGATCGGTGCCGATGTTGCCGGGGCCGATCAGGGCGCATTTCACTTTTTTGCTCATACCAACACTCCTTGTCTATCCAGCCCTCTCCCCAACGGGGCGAGGGAGAAATTCAAACGAAACGCACGCCGCAGCCGCCGATGCCGCCTATCGTCACGCGCAGGTTGTCGCCGCTCTTTACCGGCACCATGGCGGCAAGCGAGCCCGAGAGCACGACCTCGCCCGCCTCCAGCGCAGTGCCGTGCGCGCCCAGGGTGTTGGCCAGCCACGCCACGGCGTTGGCCGGGTGGCCCAGCGCTGCGGCGCCCGCGCCGGTGGCGACGATCTCGCCGTTCTTCTCCAGCACCATGCCGCAGGTGCTCAGGTCCACGTCGCGCACATCGACCAGCCGGTCACCGAGCACGAAGACGCCGCAGGAGGCGTTGTCGGCCACGGTGTCCTGGATCTTGATCTTCCAGTCCTCGATGCGCGAATCGACGATCTCGAAGCACACCATCACGCCCTCGGTGGCGGCGAGCACATCGGCCACGCTCACGCCCGGGCCCTGAAGCCGCTTCTTGAGCACGAAGGCGATCTCGCCCTCGGCCTTGGGCTGGATCAGGCGGTTCATCGGGATCGATTCGCCCTCGTTGTAGACCATGGCGTCGGTGAGCCAGCCGAAGTCGGGCTGGAACACGCCCAGCATGTCCATCACCGCCTTGCTGGTCACGCCGATCTTCTTGCCGATCACGCGCTCGCCCGCGGCCAGGCGCAGCTTCATGAGCTGCTGCTGGATGGCGTAGGCATCGTCAATAGTGATCTCGGGGTGGCGCTGGCTCAGCGGCGCCAGCACGCTGCAGTCGCTGAGCGCCTGGTGCAGCTCGCGGCCCAGTCGCTTGTGGGTGGCAGGGGTCATGGGTTTCTCGTCTCTACGTTTCAATTCAACGGGGCAGCGGCAGGGGCTCGTCGGGCCCGGCCTCGGCTAGAAAGTCGCCCACCAGCCGGGCGAAGCGCGCGCTCTGCTCGATCTGCGTCCAGTGGCCGCAGCGCCCGTAGACGTGCAGTTGCGCCCGCGCCAGCAAGGCGGTGAGGCGATAGGCATTTTCCAGCGGTATGACCTGGTCCTCGCGGCCGTGCACGATCAGGGTTTCGTGCGGGATGCGGCGCAGGTCGGCCTCGCTGCTGGCCAGCGCCTGCACCCAGCGCTGGCGCGGCGCGGGGAACATGGCGGCAAACGATTCCTGAAAGCCCGGGCGGATGCTGGCTTCGTAGCGCAACTGCGCCAGCTCGTCGCTGACCAGCGCGCGGTCGAAGGCAAAGATGTCGAGCAAGGCGCGCATCGCGGCCACCGAGGGCTGGTAGCCCCAGACCGCGTCCAGCCCTGGAGTGAGCGCAAACGGCACGCCCACGCTGCCCATGAGCACCAGGCGGCGCACGCGCTCGGGGTGGCGTATGGCCAGCGCCAGCGCGAGTCCACCGCCAAAGGAATTGCCGACGATGTCGGCGCGCTCGATCTGCAGCGCATCGAGCAGCCCCACGGCCTGGCGCACCCAGGCATCCATGCCATAGACGAAGCCGGCCGGGCGCTCGCTGTAGCCAAAGCCTGCCATGTCCGGTGCGATCACGCGCCTGTGCTGCGCCAGCGCCGGCATCACCGTGCGCCAGTTGGCCCAGGCCGAAACGCCCGGGCCCGAGCCGTGGATCAGCAGCACCGGCGCGCCACTGCCACTGTCGTGGTAGTTGGTGCGCAGGCCCGCGGCATCGATGCTGCGGGCGATTTCCGGGTTGGTTGGGGCGCCGGGGGTCTTGCTCATCGCGTTCTTGGATTACTCTTGTTTTGATAGCTTGCAACGCCTGACTGGCAAGCGTTTGAGCCAGATTTTGCTTACAACTTCACCATCACGTTGCGCAGCTCGGTATAGAACTCGAGCGAGTGCACGCCGCCCTCGCGCCCTATGCCCGATTGCTTGGAGCCGCCAAAAGGCGTGCGCAGGTCGCGCAGGAACCAGCTGTTGATCCAGGCCAGGCCTACCTCTATGCCCTGGGCCATGCGGTTGGCGCGGCCTATGTCCTGGGTGAAGATGGCCGTGGCCAGGCCGTAGCGGTTGGCGTTGACCTTGGCCAGCACCTCGTCCTCGGTATCAAAGGGCGCGATGTGGCAGCAGGGGCCGAAGATTTCCTCGGTGATCACGCTGGCCGTCTCCGGCAAGCCGGTCCAGATGGTGGGCTGCACCCAGCAGCCGTCCTTGAGCGCTTCGGGCATCTCGGGCACGCCGCCGCCGGTGACCACGGTTGCGCCTTCATCGACCGCCTTCTGGTAGTAGCCCAGCACCTTGGCCTGGTGTTCCTTGCTGATCAGCGGGCCTATCCTGGTGGCGGCATCAAACGGCAGGCCGGGCGTCATGGCCTCGGCCTTGCCCTTGAGCGCGGCGACGAACTTGTCGAACAGCGCGCGCTGCACGTACACGCGCTCGGTACCCAGGCAGACCTGTCCGCAGTTTTCGAAGGCGGCGCGCGTGACGGTGTCCACCGCCACCTGAAAGTCGCAGTCGTCGAACACCACGGCGGCGTTCTTGCCGCCCAGCTCCAGCGACACCGGGCGTATGCCCTCGGCCGCGGCTTTCATGATGGCCGTGCCGGTGCGCGTCTCGCCGGTGAAGGTGATGCCGTTGACGTCGGGGTGGCGCGTGAGGAATTCGCCGGCCGAATCGGGCCCGAAGCCGTGCACTACGTTGTACACGCCGGCGGGCATGCCTACGGCATTCATCACCTCGCCCAACAGGGTGGCGGTGGCCGGGGTTTCCTCGCTGGGTTTCACGACCACGGTGTTGCCGCAGGCGAGCGCCGGGCCGACCTTCCACGTCATCAAAAGCAGCGGCAGGTTCCACGGGCAGACCACGGCGATCACGCCGCGCGGCGTGCGCACGCCGTAGGACAGCGCCGTCTTGCCGTCGTGCGTGCGCATGTTGAAGGATTCGGTCGACACGCTCTTGATGGTGTCGATGAAGATCTGGAAATTGGCCGCGCCGCGCGGGATGTCCACGTGCGATGCGAGGTGGTTGGGCTTGCCGGTGTCGGCAATCTCGGCCTGCAGAAAGTCGTCAAAGCGCTGGTTGATGCCGGCGGCCAGTGCGTCGAGCAGCTTGCAGCGCTCCAGCACCGACATGCGGCCCCAATCGCCCTTGAGCGCCGCCTTGGCCGCCGCCACCGCCGCGTTCACCTCGGGCTGGCCCGCTTCCCAGACCTGGCCTATGAGGCTGTTGTCCACCGGGTTGCGGTTTTCGAAGCGCTTGCCGCTGGCGTTTCTCACGTATTCGCCATTGATGAAGTTCAGAAACTCTTTCATGTGCTGCTCTCGTTGTGTTCAAACTGCTCTGAACCTGTCACTGATCCAAACCCAGCGCGACCAGGGCCGCGCGGGCACATTCGGCGTCCTGCTCGGCCGAGCCGCCCGAGACGCCGATGCCGCCGATGAGCACGCCCGCCTCGCGCATCGGCAGGCCGCCGCCAAAAACCACGTTGCGCGGGCGCACCGGCATGCCCAGGCGCAGCGCCTCGTCGCCCCGGAGCAATTCGCCCCACTGCGCCGTGGCAAAGCCGAAACCGGCGGCCGTGTAGGCCTTGTCGATGGCGATGTCCACCGAATGCAAAAACGCGCCGGGCATGCGCAAAAAGGCCGCGAGGACGCCCGAGGCGTCGGTCACCGCCGCGTTGATGCGTATGCCCAACTCCTGCGCCTTGGCCACCGCCGCGACGACGGCGGCGTTGGCCGCCTCGGCGGTAATGGCGCGTTGTTCGACGCTGTGATTCATGCAACTCTCCGATAGCGAACTCCCACCCTTTGGGGGCGAGGGCGGACAACTTCTCCCTCCCCCTCTGGGGGAGGGTTGGGGTGGGGGCCAGGGGCGTATCCAAACCCCGGAGCTGGCCATGGCCGCTGCCCCCATCCCGGCCTTCCCCCACAGGGGGAAGGGGAGGGACCGCTCAGGTCACCACGCTCAGGAAGGCTTCATTGAGCTTGCGGTCGTGGTAGAAGATGCCCGCGCCCACTTCGTCCCAGGTCCAGGTGATGGGCTTCATGTCCGGGTAGTGGTCGTAGCCGCCGCTGAAGGTCTCCAGCCGGTTGCCCGAGGGCTCGAAGAAATAAATCGTCGTGCCGTTGGTGATGCCGTGGCGGGTTGGGCCGATGTCGATGGACACGCGGTTCTTGCTCATGATGTCGGCCGCACGCAGCACCTGCTCCCAGCTGCCGAGCTGGAAGGACACGTGGTGCAGCTTGTCCTTTTCGCCGTGGCGCACGATGGCGATGTCGTGCGCCTTGGCGCTGCAGGTGAGCCACACCGCCAGGTCGGTCTTCCCGTCTTCCAGCTTGACGCGCTCGACCAGAGTGAAGCCCAGCACCTTGGTGAACAAGTCCAGCGCACCTTCGAGGTCGTCGCCGTAGATCAGGCAGTGGTCCAGGCGGATGGGCAGGATGCCCGGCTGGTCGATCACGTCCATGTCGGGGTTGGTCGTGCCGCAGGCGCTGCCGGTGTCGGTCTTGTCGGCGTACAGCTCTATGGTGTGGCCCGTGGGGATCTTGAAGCGCACGCGCTCGCCGGTCTCCAGCAGGTCGCCGGCGGGCATGCGCTCGGTCTGCACGCCATAGGCTTGCAGCTTCTTGTCGAAGTCTTCGAGCGTGGCCTGGTCGAGCACCTTGAAGCCGAAGAAATCCATGCCCGCCTGATCGGCCTGGCGCAGGATGACGCTGTTGTGGTCGCGCTCGGCGCGGGTCTTGAAATAGGCCCGGCCCTGCTTGTCGCGGCCCTGGTACTGCAGGCCCATGACGTCGGTGTACCACTTCACCGATTCTTCCAGGTCCAGCACGCGTATCTGCGCATGCCCTGGACGCAAAACACCGGTCAATGCCATAGCGATCTCCTTCTTGACTTTCAGGTTGGGTAAACGGGGGTGGTGCCGGTCGTGGGCGCTGGCCGGCAAACGTTTTTCTTCATCGCGCCGAGCACGCTCACGCTCAGGTCGCTGGTGGGTTTGATGCAGCACGAGAGCACGCGGCCCGCGGCCTCGTCTTCGGCGCTCACGTGCGCGCGGCTCATTACCCGCTGCGAGTAGCTGCCCGATTCGACCTGCACCTTGCACACGCCGCAGCCGCCGTTGCGACAGCCCACGGGAATGCCCTTCTTGCCCAGGGCTTCCATGCCCTTGAGCACCGAGCGCTCGTCCGGGCAGCGGTAGCTCTCCCCGGTGTCGACGATGGTGACGGTGTGGTAGGCGGGCATTGCTTCAGACCCGGTGGAACAGCGGGCTGCGCACCTGCTGCGCGTCGGCCGCGGAGATGAACTTTTCGGTGTAGATGTCGCGCTCGAACAAGCGCCCCTGCATCAGCGTGGTGATGCAGGCTTCGATCATCAAGGGCGGGCCGCACAGATAGGCCTTGTGACCGCGAAAGTCGTTGCCAAAGTGCGCCTTGGCCGCGTCGTGCACGAAGCCGCGCGCGCCGCTCCAGCCGCTGCCTTCGGGCTCGCTTGAGAGCGCGGCGACGTAGGTGAAATTGGGGTGCTCTGCCGCCAGGCGGGTGAACTCGTCGTGGTGGTAGAGCTCTTCGCGCGAGCGCGCGCCGTTGATCAGCGTGATCGGCTTGTCGCAGCCGCTCTCGAGCAGCTCAAGCACCATGGAGCAGGGGCTGGACAAGCCCGAGCCGCCGGCCAGGAACAGATAGCCCAGGCCCTCCTTGTCGTGCGCGCTGCGGCGCACGAAGAAGCGCCCGTAGGGGCCGGCCAGCTGCACGCGCTCGCCCGCCTTGAGCTGCTCGTGCACCCAGCCGGTGCCGCGCCCGCCCGGCACGTGGCGCACGTTGAGCTCAATCTCGTGCGCGCGCGCCGGGCTGCTGGCGATGGAGAAGGCGCGCGCGCCGTGCTCGCCCGGGATCTTCAGGTTGATGTACTGCCCGGCCTGGAATTCGATGGGCGCATCGAGCTCGATCCA
The DNA window shown above is from Comamonas sp. NLF-1-9 and carries:
- a CDS encoding acetaldehyde dehydrogenase (acetylating), which codes for MSKKVKCALIGPGNIGTDLLAKLQRSPVLEPVWMVGIDPTSDGLKRAREMGIKTTDQGVDGLVPHIKADGVQIVFDATSAYVHAENSRKVIAEGAMMVDLTPAAIGPYCVPPVNLKAHVGKQEMNVNMVTCGGQATIPMVNAVSRVQPVAYAEIVATVSSKSAGPGTRKNIDEFTRTTAGAIERVGGAKKGKAIIIINPAEPPLIMRDTVHCLTETEPDEAAIRKSIEEMMAEVQKYVPGYRMVNGPVFDGKRVSMYLEVEGLGDYLPKYSGNLDIMTAAAARTAEMFAEEILAGRLTLEPVAA
- the dmpE gene encoding 2-oxopent-4-enoate hydratase, with the translated sequence MTPATHKRLGRELHQALSDCSVLAPLSQRHPEITIDDAYAIQQQLMKLRLAAGERVIGKKIGVTSKAVMDMLGVFQPDFGWLTDAMVYNEGESIPMNRLIQPKAEGEIAFVLKKRLQGPGVSVADVLAATEGVMVCFEIVDSRIEDWKIKIQDTVADNASCGVFVLGDRLVDVRDVDLSTCGMVLEKNGEIVATGAGAAALGHPANAVAWLANTLGAHGTALEAGEVVLSGSLAAMVPVKSGDNLRVTIGGIGGCGVRFV
- a CDS encoding alpha/beta fold hydrolase — encoded protein: MSKTPGAPTNPEIARSIDAAGLRTNYHDSGSGAPVLLIHGSGPGVSAWANWRTVMPALAQHRRVIAPDMAGFGYSERPAGFVYGMDAWVRQAVGLLDALQIERADIVGNSFGGGLALALAIRHPERVRRLVLMGSVGVPFALTPGLDAVWGYQPSVAAMRALLDIFAFDRALVSDELAQLRYEASIRPGFQESFAAMFPAPRQRWVQALASSEADLRRIPHETLIVHGREDQVIPLENAYRLTALLARAQLHVYGRCGHWTQIEQSARFARLVGDFLAEAGPDEPLPLPR
- a CDS encoding 2-hydroxymuconic semialdehyde dehydrogenase, whose translation is MKEFLNFINGEYVRNASGKRFENRNPVDNSLIGQVWEAGQPEVNAAVAAAKAALKGDWGRMSVLERCKLLDALAAGINQRFDDFLQAEIADTGKPNHLASHVDIPRGAANFQIFIDTIKSVSTESFNMRTHDGKTALSYGVRTPRGVIAVVCPWNLPLLLMTWKVGPALACGNTVVVKPSEETPATATLLGEVMNAVGMPAGVYNVVHGFGPDSAGEFLTRHPDVNGITFTGETRTGTAIMKAAAEGIRPVSLELGGKNAAVVFDDCDFQVAVDTVTRAAFENCGQVCLGTERVYVQRALFDKFVAALKGKAEAMTPGLPFDAATRIGPLISKEHQAKVLGYYQKAVDEGATVVTGGGVPEMPEALKDGCWVQPTIWTGLPETASVITEEIFGPCCHIAPFDTEDEVLAKVNANRYGLATAIFTQDIGRANRMAQGIEVGLAWINSWFLRDLRTPFGGSKQSGIGREGGVHSLEFYTELRNVMVKL
- a CDS encoding heme-binding protein, whose translation is MNHSVEQRAITAEAANAAVVAAVAKAQELGIRINAAVTDASGVLAAFLRMPGAFLHSVDIAIDKAYTAAGFGFATAQWGELLRGDEALRLGMPVRPRNVVFGGGLPMREAGVLIGGIGVSGGSAEQDAECARAALVALGLDQ
- a CDS encoding catechol 2,3-dioxygenase; the encoded protein is MALTGVLRPGHAQIRVLDLEESVKWYTDVMGLQYQGRDKQGRAYFKTRAERDHNSVILRQADQAGMDFFGFKVLDQATLEDFDKKLQAYGVQTERMPAGDLLETGERVRFKIPTGHTIELYADKTDTGSACGTTNPDMDVIDQPGILPIRLDHCLIYGDDLEGALDLFTKVLGFTLVERVKLEDGKTDLAVWLTCSAKAHDIAIVRHGEKDKLHHVSFQLGSWEQVLRAADIMSKNRVSIDIGPTRHGITNGTTIYFFEPSGNRLETFSGGYDHYPDMKPITWTWDEVGAGIFYHDRKLNEAFLSVVT
- a CDS encoding 2Fe-2S iron-sulfur cluster binding domain-containing protein; amino-acid sequence: MPAYHTVTIVDTGESYRCPDERSVLKGMEALGKKGIPVGCRNGGCGVCKVQVESGSYSQRVMSRAHVSAEDEAAGRVLSCCIKPTSDLSVSVLGAMKKNVCRPAPTTGTTPVYPT
- a CDS encoding NADH:ubiquinone reductase (Na(+)-transporting) subunit F; translation: MSYQLTIEPLGQTLDVEDGQTILDAALRAGIYLPHACCHGLCGTCKIQVLDGEIDHGEASSFALMEYEREEGKALACCAMLESDVVIEAEVDEEPDARNLLVQDYGGTVTRIENLTPTIKGVWIELDAPIEFQAGQYINLKIPGEHGARAFSIASSPARAHEIELNVRHVPGGRGTGWVHEQLKAGERVQLAGPYGRFFVRRSAHDKEGLGYLFLAGGSGLSSPCSMVLELLESGCDKPITLINGARSREELYHHDEFTRLAAEHPNFTYVAALSSEPEGSGWSGARGFVHDAAKAHFGNDFRGHKAYLCGPPLMIEACITTLMQGRLFERDIYTEKFISAADAQQVRSPLFHRV